A single window of Candidatus Methanoperedens sp. DNA harbors:
- a CDS encoding ferredoxin-like protein: MHHALRFYSAHQELVLRFYMLAAKFTMLPVIGNSVKSLMQWYALSQHRALILTSEEAKKVINAATNVAIGDCKCRKVFKNCHGPIRTEIVIGIGYDIFTDVRKDEFIEISKEEAQKIIDECKRSGLIQSLVQCRKEAYVICNCCTCCCVPLRFSKVYGIGESLSRDKSAVSDFIVKLQHESVPADQN; this comes from the coding sequence ATGCACCATGCATTGAGATTCTACAGTGCTCATCAGGAACTCGTACTCAGGTTTTATATGCTGGCAGCAAAATTCACGATGCTGCCCGTTATTGGAAACTCGGTAAAAAGTCTGATGCAATGGTATGCATTATCTCAGCACAGGGCATTGATATTGACTTCCGAAGAAGCAAAAAAGGTCATAAATGCAGCTACAAACGTAGCTATAGGGGATTGCAAATGCAGAAAGGTCTTTAAAAATTGTCACGGCCCGATAAGGACGGAAATTGTCATTGGGATTGGCTATGATATTTTTACTGATGTTAGAAAGGATGAATTTATTGAAATAAGCAAGGAAGAAGCCCAAAAAATCATAGACGAATGTAAAAGATCAGGTCTTATTCAGAGTCTTGTACAATGCAGGAAGGAAGCCTATGTAATATGTAACTGTTGCACTTGCTGCTGCGTTCCTTTGCGGTTTAGCAAGGTTTATGGTATCGGGGAAAGCTTATCAAGAGATAAGAGTGCAGTTAGCGATTTTATCGTCAAGTTACAGCATGAATCCGTACCTGCTGATCAAAATTGA